atgacacagtGGAAGTTTCCAAAACTGTTCTCCATCGATTTTGGCTaaacagataaaaaaataaggacAACATTACCTCAGTTTCTGATTCTGATTCAGATTCGCTGTCGCTTCCAGACTCTGAATCTTCAGCCTTTTTGGCTTTGTTGCCGCTACTCCTGGCCTCTTCTTCATCTTCGCTTGTTGATTCGCCCCCTTTTGATTGCTGAAATTCccataaaattattaaatttttgcCTGACGATTTGTTTGCACTTTCTctgttttattgatttttggttcgattttttcgtattaATTTTTTGAACATTGAATAAACGAAACTTCTGGCCAATGGCGTAAATTTTTAAgcgataaatataaaataaaagataacgaatatttatcaaaatgaccCAACAAAGGGCAGTCTGACCTTGACTCATTTAACATTTATTATCCAACATATGCGCGCGTATTCTGTTTCAGACACATTCTCAAGACATTTTTATAAcctaaaaagagaaaaaagaacacTCACTCTCCACTTTTGTTTCTCTTCATCCTGTCGTCTCTGTTCCTCCAATTCTTCAGGACTGGTGAAATGGCGATTACGACCCTTGTGATTAACGAATTTTCCTGTTTAAttaaagaaagaagaaaattaaaaaccgacgttttaaaaattaacacACGCGGGGAACGTCAGTCTGAAGTTATGGCAGACGAAAGTCGTACTCCATTTTTTgggaatgaaaagaaaaacatggtTCGGCGCAACCAAAAATACGAATAAAGAAATGTCCGTCAACACTGGTAGTTTGAcgagcagaaaaaaatgaaaatttatgtcGCGCGTTACTCACCTCGcggcattttttattttttatttttctctctgtcGACAACTCCGCTGCTGTTGAAATCAGTCGGAAATTATcgcaaaaaagcaaaaaaaaaatccctacTCTGTATCAATCCGTTTCACCAAGAtttactctttttttcgtgacgAAAGACGAAAATTTCTTGACGTCAGAAAAAACAGCAAGACAATTTCGTTTATTGTCGATCTCAAGGAGACTATAGGGAAGGAGTCCAATCTCTGTATTGGGCGCCTGTTAGAAAAACGTCCGTGAAAATGTCGGGAACCCGGGTTCGAGGAACGGCCACTCGCGTCGCATTGTCGCTTGTGTACGGATATATATagtaataaaatcaatgtcgTTGGTGAAACTGACCGCCATGGCGGCCGAATCGTGGATTTAAAGAGCTTTCGCGCCtgtcaaaaattgttgaatcaacGATTATGAGTGCTCGTAATCGAAAATACTAATATGTATTGTAATAATATTCTCCAGCAACGTAAAACCCTGTGCTTTACACATTCCAAATATCAGCTTATCTCCCCTCGTATGTCGCGCTGCTAAGAAAACCATAGCATCCGGGAAATTGCCGGTTCACATACTCATGTCGAAAGAAATTTAttgtcacaaatttttttttgcatgatatttatgaatattttaaaattatattgaTAACTATAGCTTTTGTGACCATAGTTACTGTTTCATAAAACCTTAAAATATCAAGCGGCCTGGATGAACCAGTAGCATTTTCTGCCATTTAGGATACCATTAGCTTACGTGGTGTAATGGTTCAATGACGGGCTGATACCCGTGGAGTCCACGGTTCAAATCCtcctttgttttattttttttttcatcatagatAGTTATTGTTCTGACTATAGcagaagtttaaaaaaatcaattgattttgttgaattatgtttttttttattcattcatataaaaaataactgcaatatgttaatttattttaacagCAATAGCTACTGTGTCAGTGTATTCCATTTTACAAAGATAGGTTAGACCCACAAAAACTATCAACAGTGTCAGCTGGCAGCAACGCATGCGCGTATATAACGCGCACATAATGCGCATGCGTTAACCCGTACACTACCTGCAACAGCGCCGCTCGAGAGGAACCCTCTTTCCCGACACTTTTACGGACGTGCCCGATTGCCGAGATTGGACTCCTTCCCTATAGTCTCCTTGGTCGatcttctcctctctctcctctACCTCTACGTCAAGCGCGCTCTTCGCGTACCAAAATGCAGCGAATTCGGGCGTTTCTTATGAGTTGGCTAAACTGCAAACTTTTTCGTCGTCGTTTCGTGGTGGTGCGGTGGGGTAGATGTGTGCATGCATGATGACAATGGtgaatgatgatgatgatgatgatgatgatgatgatgatgatcgGTGAAACCACGTTCAAGTTGTAGAAAAGTAACCGAGATAATAACCGTTGTTGTAACTTGTAACTGGTTTGACAGACACTATGGAAACGACTTTAAATTGAACCTCGAGTCCCGAGTCACTATACTACCGcaattccatatttttattacaaaatatgtATGTCTATAATACACGATACAGAATCTGAAAGTTTTGGTAGTGTTGAATAGAACGAAAGTACAATTTTCACTATGAAGAAATTTCTGAGTCACATTCCGAGTCCTAGCATTTCGTGCTAgtagaaaaatttggaaacccTTCGCAAAAACAATTATGTAAATCCTTGTAGGCtaaaaatgttgatgaaaCTATTGCGTAGTTCGAAGACGCCTGAATGACAGCATGTTTAATGGTAGAATTCTATAAATTCGTGCAGTCACGGTATCAAGAAATAACACGTCACGTACAGCATCGCTGTTCCGCAAACTGCTGCAAATTTTTGGAAACATTTcttattgaattttctatcAAACTTACATCGCGGTTTCACACAGCTATCTCCAAAAGAATGCTGCTTTGAAACGCTCCGACTATTGAGCGCCTTCCCTTCAATATTCAGGTTCTGATTCTGATCCTTCAAGGCGCGTTCAGGGAGTCGTTATTTGtactaaaaaatcatttcaatagTAATGTTAGCGTTTTAGCGCAAATAGCAGCAGCAACTCCCTGAACACACCTTCAGACTtccgtctttttatttttctgcttGTTCCCCTTCCAAGAAGTCACGTGACTGAATGAATTCAACGAATCCCAGCCAATCCAGTGCCGGAAAAGAAGGTTACTTACTTCACCTCATACGGGAATCCCGCCTTAATCTCTTTGTCTGCCGACTGTTCAACGTACTTTCGGAATATTCATTTGTTATATTTATCCTATTTAATAACGAGCAATATCCTAGACAATTCCACAGGAGAATAAAgtgtaatgaaattttcatgcgtaaattttttaattactttTCTTTAATAAAATCTCGCCAATTCCATTCAGAGATCGAGGTATcgtgtttatttttgtcacgtgcaggtatcattttttttcaacagtttttCAGGGTGATTGAATTTTCGCATTGGAATCCTTGGCATCGAGTTTATCATCCCCTACGATTAGATTTTCTAAAAGGGAAAAATGGTCCACGAAATACGAAAGGCCGTGAGTTTTTGGGAAcaaataaagaataaaataaaatttgacgtAATTTTGTCATTCGCAAGAATGATTTTCGTTATTAACCCTTTCGAGTTCTTCGTTTCGTTGTGcttttactcttttttttttcaatacatgacaaaaaattcttaGTGAACATTGAAACTTACAGTGGTGTAAGGACTTAAGAAATCTTCTGGATTGCCCAATTTGTTTCCATCTGCCCACTAAAAAAATCTACCAATGCGTCGAAGGTCATCACGTCTGTCAAGGCTGCATACCAAAACTCTCAGTGTGTCCGCAATGCTTTCAGCCATGGTCTAGCTCAAGGAATCGATTGGTTGAACACTTGTGTTTGAAGCTTAGCGAATTGAAGGTCTGCACCCAAGTttgctcatttttattcactgTTCTAAGAATTTCATAGaaaaatttctatcgatcaaTTTCAAGATTGCACTGGCTAGTGCTGAGAATGAGGACAACACAGGGGTCAGTCGGAGTAAAGCTTCGGTAGCTTGTCAGACGGAAGTTTCCAACAATAATGGAATTCAGAGCCctgtcaaaaaaaaactgtgggAAAATCATCGAGGCAAAATTTATCCATGCAAGATAGGTACTTGTaacatgaagaaaaattatgatttGTTAACAAAACATCTTGTGGCTGATCATCCAGGAAATTGTTTCAAGGTATTTAATAAATGCTGACTTTTCTATAGAACTAACAACACCATTGTTTCTCCACTCTGTTCCAATTGTAATATACAAGACCCTCAAAAGTTTTAATCGATTTgcgatttttagaaaaaaaaaaatttttgtcacTATCATAAAGAGAAGTCGTATGTTCTTGCATAtatcaaaatgaattttgatctCAGGCGATGAGCGACGGCACTGTCTTTCAGCACTCTTGGTCTTTATTCCATGCTCAAGATATGGCTACCGAACGAGTTTTTCTTGTAACCAACATgggcacatttttttttatactgtcTGGTGACATATTTGGTCATTATTCTGGATGTGCTTTAATGATTCATAAGGAATCTGTGGCGAATCAGTTTACTTATCAATTAGAAATGAGCTGCTGTCCGGACCACGTATCCATTTATCCTGGCGAGGTAAGCGTTAAGATCCCCACCCTGCTAATATAGAAGTAACAGTTTGACATTGTTGGTTGTCCTTGCAGGTTTGCTCGTGTCGCATTCTGTCTGATAGTTTgcgtaaaaaatgtattacgATTCATTCTCAAGATATCCAAAAGATGCTTGGACACAACGGTGAATTGACATGTACTTTATTGATTGGAAGAAAACCTGTGATTGAAGCGGGATCGAGTGGAGCAAGCGGAGCTCAAAAACATTAAGGCTATCCTTAATGTTCCTGAAGAAAGAAATCCATTTGCAAAGCAATGATTCTCAAACCCTCAAACGATCGGCCGCAACGTAGTGCAGCTAAATCCCCAACAGACTCGACCAGCGAGCCTTCTATgtgcttgaaaaataaagttcctAAGCACATCGAATGGTCGAACTTAAAATCTTGAAACAAGTTTTCAAACTAGTGTAAAATAGCTGCTTCACTTTTTTATAACGTTTCAAGACTCCTACtacaaaaataatcgaatattttgaaCTTCGATATATTGCATTCGTTTACGTTATGATGACTAGCATTAAgttcagttaaattttcaatatgtTATATTGAAATCTACGTAGGTTTGGTACAAGCATACAAAATAAACTTCGAGTTCATTtcttcaaagattttttacttccCAGCTACAGCCCTTCATGTTTTACTGTTTCTACACCGCGTTTACGGGACGAACATTAAATTAGTTATTCAGCCACCGTTTCTCCAAATGGTTTCAATTGAATATTGCTTTGACGTCATTACAGCCAATTACCATATGTAAGAATGTAAATACGAGCGgaataacaaaaattttatatggCGGATCACATATAATATTTATGATATAACAGgtaaatatttgaattgaACGCCGCAACTTcatttccataagaataaaagTACAAAAATGTGGCTGTTATCGCGAAGCCTTTTgatccattttttcctcattacGTACGATATTATTGTCATTGCCATCTCGCCTTTTGTATCCGATAGTTTTCCTGGTTCCCCGAGATAACTACAAATACCGGAGGCATTTACAGTCGTAACTCAATCCCAGATAAGGATCGCTATGAAAATGTCGAAGTTCCAAATCGTTCTTTGTACGGTCGCCGCTTTCTTCGCCTCGgtaattataattttcattttcatttgaattttatgcGTCAAGTGATTTTAACATTTTAATCGATTTTCGCGTGAAAATACGAAATGGGTGAAAAACGAACTCAAATTGACGAATGTCTCTAAAGTCCCTCAGGCAAGGTCGATACTCAGTTGGGTGACCGTTCATATCTGCACACTCATCTCGTGCATTTGACAGTTGCGATTACTGTGTTCTCCTGCATTGCAAGTTATAAACTTATGATTGTTTGCAATTCGTATTTCAGGCGAAACACAGCGCTTGGGCAATGGAGGATATCGACAAGTTAAATagaaatacattgaattataTGATCGACCGGGCAATCGCAGCAGTGAACCAACGTTACCAGCAAATATATGAAGAGTTCGTAAATTCAGCGTCAAATGAAGACTCCTATGATTCGCATTTGAGCGCAACAAAAGCCAAGATAGAAACGTATCTTTCGAACGTAAgcataaaacttcaaaatttacacagccacacaaaaaaaattagttttcgGGTTCGGATGTAAGACAGACATGTCCCGTAGTATTTTCGACCTGCTGAAACCGAATCCGGGCTCTGATCGATTCCAGCAGGTTGGGTTCAAAGTCATTGCAATGtcaaattgagaaaaatcattgaatttttaaactaTACCAGAAATACAGGTTTTTGGGGTCACTCAGTCCGAATCCACAATCAGTTTGACCTAATCAGGTCAAGGTTAAATGTATTCCAagataatataaaaataaaaccttTTAATTGGCAGCTCGGTATTCAAATTGAATACACCAACGGAATTGTCGACAAATGATTCGTGTTGGGTCTATTACGATCGTTACTCGACTTTCGTAACCTCAACAATCGTTCCAGAATTAAGCGATGTACCAACCTTTGAGTTAGACTCTGTGAgcatgaaaatgttgaaatttttcgatgacTCTCATGCATATATCAATAAACTTCGTGACTTGAAAGATCAAGCAAACGCGTCCTCTTCATTGCAATGCTTTGAAGTAAGTATGCTGAAGGCTCCCGACTATTTTTGTGACCGCTGACATCTATTTTTCTGGAGATGAATTCTACAATTGCTGTGCTTAtaccatattcattttttacagcTCTTTGAACATGCAAATCACATAGTTGAGACTTTCTTCGCCAACGCCGAAAATACTATCAACGTGTATGAGAATGTGATAAACTACACGACTATAGTAAAGCGCTTGGAAGTCTACGCCGAGTACTCCGTCAGCTTGGGAAAGGAAGTTTTACGAGAAATTTATGACTGCATTAAGGCCGGGAACGTGTCAGAAATTCAGATTTCTCTCCCCGGGTCAATTTTCTAATAAGAACGTTGTCCAGGTGACTGCTACGCGTTGCCTCGTGTCGTCGCGAGCTCGGGGCCCCTCGGAATTCGCCGTTTCAGCGTCGCCTGATCGCGGGTTTCGAGGAGGAAAAATACCCCTAGGAACGACCGAAGTGCTGGCGGTGCGAAAAGATCACATCACGACGATCGTCTTCGAGCAATCGTCGATGATCTTTTTGCATCTTAGTTCCGTTTGGTTTTGACTGACACACTCGGTCGTCCCCGTGAGATAACTCCGTAATTCAGCTAGCTCGCGACGGGGTAGTAAATCCTGAAAGTATACAGGTTAACCGCGTAGAGAACCGtaagattgtttttttataacaaacGCAGTTGAGCAGCACGGATGCCTGCCTCATGAACGTTCTTATTGTTGAGTTTTGTTAAAAGATCCATAAATTTTGTGTGTAAGTTTGCGTATTTCCTTCCTAAATGGTATTTCTTCTTAAAATTGTATGTCACtgatttttcttgaaatattcaatattatgtaaattttcatataaatGTACATTTTATTGCAGTTTCCGTTGTTCTCATATAAATCATTTGAGCGATCCCATCACCTCCTTTCGGGGCCCGTACGGCACCATAGGCACAAACTCATTTCAGTAAATTCATCTTCTTATTCatctctcatttttcaattaaattccCCTCGAAATAATActcaattaaataaataaaatcctACGCATCgtgtaggttggtggcagcataataaataaataatttccttTTTAATAAACTTGAACCTTGCTCCATCCACGTTCGTCCCATCTGGACGTTACACCTAAAAGCGTACGaggaaatagtatattacacacctagggcaggaaaataaggaaagtctcagatcacatgtaattgtcggccgaggcgaagccgaggctgaCAAACATGTGGTCTGAGGCTTTACTTTTGCCTGCCCGaggtgtgtatacgatttttctgtccgacgccaggcggaatgcggcaacttcggcaCGCGCAACGGCCCtataggtgtgtaatatactatttaaTGCAATGTCAACTTTAGTTACGTATGAATACAGGATCGAACGTCTTCTGTCTCATTATTGAAGCACACATATGGAGCTTATAAATGCCTTGAACGTCACGGAAAAAAGTAGGCGTTCAaattttactcattttttgtGTCGAACATCACGATTGATATTAGATTTCAAATATAGATCCAACGAAGCTCAACTCAGTTGTAAAAATGCGCTTAAAAACGATGTACACAGCTGGAACCGTACTTCGTCTATATTACGCTTGCCTGAAATACGCTG
This sequence is a window from Venturia canescens isolate UGA chromosome 8, ASM1945775v1, whole genome shotgun sequence. Protein-coding genes within it:
- the LOC122414654 gene encoding E3 ubiquitin-protein ligase Siah1-like, whose product is MVHEIRKAWCKDLRNLLDCPICFHLPTKKIYQCVEGHHVCQGCIPKLSVCPQCFQPWSSSRNRLVEHLCLKLSELKIALASAENEDNTGVSRSKASVACQTEVSNNNGIQSPVKKKLWENHRGKIYPCKIGTCNMKKNYDLLTKHLVADHPGNCFKAMSDGTVFQHSWSLFHAQDMATERVFLVTNMGTFFFILSGDIFGHYSGCALMIHKESVANQFTYQLEMSCCPDHVSIYPGEVCSCRILSDSLRKKCITIHSQDIQKMLGHNGELTCTLLIGRKPVIEAGSSGASGAQKH